The following coding sequences lie in one Alloacidobacterium dinghuense genomic window:
- a CDS encoding beta strand repeat-containing protein, whose product MSVQSHATAFLSRLSACTMFFLTGLLISACGGGSDTQQSEIIAIIPHTASVSLGQTVQFRATGYMNNGQTQDLTSSVSWQSSNTGIATVSPSGLATSVTPGTINMTASWNGHSSTASLVVAKAALETLTITPPSASVVLGQAAQLTAIGTFSDKTTQDLTSVADWSSAQPAVATVNTAGLATSKAVGNTTVTASVGSITASNQLAVSPAALSAIVVGSAAAATPLGTKEQFTAQGVYTDGSKVDITNQVTWTSTPSGIVAIGTNGLAATHAVGNVTVTAVSAGVTGTGSFTVSPAALVSIAVQGTSATVPLGVNAQFTATGTYTDGSTSDITSTASWTGLPAGIVNVAPNGLAASKAAGTATITATASGISGSNKLTVTSATLVSIAVHSPSAALPLGTNGQLGATGTYTDGSTADLTSTATWTSSPAGIVAVSSAGAVSTKAVGNAAVTATSAGKSGSGKVAVSSAALVSIQVSSSRSSLPLGSTQQLNATGVYTDSSTQNLTGAVQWVSASPDVVGVSNAGLATAKAQGATNVLASSGAVTGATGLNVAAAELTSIGISPAAPTVPLGSNLQLSSLGSFTDGSSQDVTSQITWSVDRPDIAVITPGGMITGLQVGSAVVTASLNGVQASATITVQPLAIVGYFDATSGVDTTLRITNPAITGQDLCAMIYVFDNDQQLSECCGCLVSQNGLRTLSLNNNLLNNPLTGVQSKSGTVMVVSADYASNLSCNASAMTPTGAQIAWSTHLLKSSTGQTVSTEDTFSASPLNATLSSSLQAQCSFVQTLGSGQGICSCGTGD is encoded by the coding sequence ATGTCTGTTCAGAGCCATGCAACTGCTTTTCTGTCACGACTTTCTGCCTGCACAATGTTCTTTCTAACCGGACTGTTGATCTCGGCATGCGGAGGCGGGAGCGACACGCAGCAATCAGAAATCATCGCAATTATTCCTCACACTGCGTCCGTCTCCCTAGGCCAGACAGTTCAATTCCGGGCTACCGGCTATATGAATAACGGCCAAACTCAGGACCTGACCAGTTCGGTTTCATGGCAAAGCTCGAATACCGGCATTGCAACCGTCAGTCCGAGCGGACTCGCGACCTCGGTGACTCCTGGAACCATCAACATGACTGCAAGTTGGAACGGTCACTCATCGACCGCCTCCCTCGTTGTAGCCAAGGCCGCGCTCGAAACGCTGACGATTACCCCGCCGTCTGCTTCGGTCGTCTTAGGTCAGGCCGCCCAGCTTACCGCTATAGGAACCTTTAGTGATAAGACAACACAGGACTTAACATCAGTCGCAGACTGGAGTAGCGCTCAGCCGGCGGTGGCCACAGTGAACACTGCTGGGCTTGCCACGTCAAAGGCTGTTGGGAATACCACCGTGACTGCGTCGGTCGGCAGCATTACTGCTTCGAATCAACTAGCTGTCTCGCCGGCAGCACTCAGCGCAATTGTTGTAGGGAGTGCGGCCGCTGCTACTCCGCTAGGCACCAAGGAGCAGTTCACCGCACAGGGTGTTTACACCGATGGAAGCAAAGTTGACATTACAAATCAGGTGACTTGGACAAGTACGCCGTCCGGAATTGTCGCCATCGGAACCAACGGACTTGCTGCTACCCACGCCGTGGGGAACGTTACGGTTACCGCTGTATCGGCCGGAGTGACTGGCACAGGCTCATTTACGGTATCGCCCGCGGCACTTGTTTCGATCGCCGTTCAGGGTACAAGCGCTACTGTGCCTCTTGGGGTGAACGCGCAGTTTACTGCAACGGGCACCTATACAGATGGGAGTACGAGTGACATCACGAGCACAGCGAGTTGGACGGGCCTGCCTGCGGGAATCGTAAATGTTGCACCAAACGGCCTGGCCGCGTCCAAGGCCGCAGGAACTGCCACGATCACCGCTACTGCGTCGGGAATCAGCGGGTCCAATAAGCTTACGGTCACATCAGCAACTCTTGTTTCTATCGCCGTTCATAGTCCGAGCGCAGCGCTTCCGTTAGGAACAAACGGGCAACTCGGCGCCACTGGGACCTATACAGACGGAAGTACAGCCGATCTGACGAGCACTGCTACTTGGACCAGCTCGCCCGCTGGAATCGTCGCTGTGAGTTCCGCTGGCGCCGTCTCAACGAAGGCGGTCGGAAACGCGGCGGTCACCGCTACGTCCGCTGGCAAGTCAGGTTCTGGCAAAGTCGCCGTGTCATCTGCGGCGCTTGTGTCCATTCAGGTAAGCAGCTCTCGGTCTTCGTTGCCGCTTGGGAGTACACAGCAACTCAACGCCACCGGTGTCTACACGGATAGCAGTACCCAGAATCTAACAGGCGCCGTTCAATGGGTAAGTGCATCGCCTGATGTTGTTGGAGTGAGCAATGCGGGCCTGGCGACTGCTAAAGCGCAGGGGGCAACGAATGTGCTCGCGTCCTCTGGCGCGGTGACCGGCGCAACGGGACTGAACGTAGCCGCAGCAGAACTCACGTCGATCGGTATTTCGCCGGCTGCGCCGACAGTGCCACTTGGAAGCAATTTACAGCTTTCCTCTCTTGGGTCCTTCACGGATGGTAGTTCTCAGGATGTGACCTCGCAGATCACATGGAGTGTCGACAGACCCGATATCGCGGTTATCACGCCCGGCGGCATGATAACCGGCCTGCAGGTGGGATCCGCAGTAGTAACTGCATCGCTGAACGGTGTCCAAGCATCGGCGACGATCACCGTGCAACCTCTCGCAATTGTTGGCTATTTCGACGCTACCAGCGGCGTCGACACGACCCTGCGCATCACCAATCCAGCCATAACCGGGCAGGATTTGTGCGCCATGATTTATGTCTTCGACAACGATCAACAGCTGAGCGAGTGTTGCGGTTGCCTAGTCTCACAGAATGGACTCAGAACTCTCTCGCTCAACAATAACTTGCTGAACAATCCGCTTACCGGAGTGCAATCGAAATCTGGAACGGTTATGGTTGTCTCTGCGGACTATGCCTCGAATCTCTCATGCAACGCCAGCGCGATGACGCCTACAGGTGCGCAGATTGCATGGTCTACCCACTTGCTTAAGTCGAGTACAGGTCAAACTGTAAGCACAGAAGATACCTTCTCGGCCTCGCCATTGAATGCAACGCTCTCGTCCTCGCTGCAGGCCCAATGCTCATTCGTCCAAACGCTTGGCAGCGGGCAAGGCATATGTAGCTGCGGCACAGGTGACTAG